A single window of Archangium gephyra DNA harbors:
- a CDS encoding DNA gyrase/topoisomerase IV subunit A, whose translation MLAQADNKTRKKQGASGGGGDGVASAAGGGGGGATPAALADEARRRYLNYALSVITSRALPDVRDGLKPVQRRILYGMWNDLNLTHDAKYKKCAQVVGAIMGPYHPHGDTAIYDALVRMAQDFSLRYPLVDGHGNFGSLDGDAAAAYRYTECRLEKLSDELLNELSQKTVDFRPNYDGTRTEPIVLPSRVPHLLMNGTTGIAVGMATNIPPHHLAELCDALTALVDDSNLTVKQLLKWVKGPDFPTGGEILNSQKELQEIYETGQGSVRLRGEYELEELKKGGQQIVITSIPYTVNKSTLVAKFGEIVRERKLPLIVDVRDESTKDVRIVLELKKDASHELAMAYLYKNTPLQTNFNVNLTCLVPNPENPEVGTPKRLGLKEILQYFLDFRLQVIKRRIQYQLDELKKRVHILEGFEKVYDALDEMIRIIRASEGKQDAAKKLIARFKLDEIQVDAILEMKLYKLARLEILVVQNELKEKRKQIKELEALLKSNPRLWATVKDELAEVKAAYGMQKRRTKVSRGGAEEMTFDAEALIADEDAHVVITRDGWIKRVREVKDPSSTRLREGDAVMTVLAGSLRANLVLFSNFGTAYVTRFNDVPASTGYGDPVQKLFKFDDGERIVAALSLDTRLWRPEKLLGITKQGMGMRFPLAPHLELSTRAGRRYAKTGEGDEIVGVQPVEDKDLVGVLTERTAALVCKVAEINELAGPGKGVTVIKVDEGDRVVDFVVAPQGNKEAGVAFETQKGRKLVLHTGRFEVTGRGGKGHEMSRKDAVKEVARAPLYIPLPEQKKD comes from the coding sequence ATGCTCGCACAAGCGGATAACAAGACGCGGAAGAAGCAGGGAGCCTCGGGCGGCGGTGGCGATGGCGTCGCCTCGGCCGCGGGAGGCGGTGGCGGTGGTGCCACGCCCGCCGCGCTCGCCGATGAGGCCCGCCGCCGCTACCTCAACTACGCCCTCTCCGTCATCACCTCGCGCGCCCTGCCCGACGTGCGTGACGGCCTCAAGCCCGTTCAGCGCCGCATCCTCTACGGGATGTGGAACGACCTGAACCTCACGCACGACGCCAAGTACAAGAAGTGCGCCCAGGTCGTCGGCGCCATCATGGGCCCCTACCACCCGCACGGCGACACCGCCATCTACGATGCCCTCGTGCGCATGGCGCAGGACTTCTCCCTGCGCTACCCCCTCGTGGACGGCCACGGCAACTTCGGCTCGCTCGATGGCGACGCCGCCGCCGCCTACCGTTACACCGAGTGCCGCCTGGAGAAGCTCTCCGACGAGCTGCTCAACGAGCTGAGCCAGAAGACGGTGGACTTCCGGCCCAACTACGACGGCACGCGCACCGAGCCCATCGTCCTGCCCTCGCGCGTTCCCCACCTGCTGATGAACGGCACCACGGGCATCGCCGTGGGCATGGCCACCAACATCCCGCCCCATCACCTGGCGGAGCTGTGCGACGCGCTCACCGCGCTCGTGGACGACAGCAACCTCACCGTCAAGCAGCTGCTCAAGTGGGTCAAGGGCCCGGACTTCCCCACCGGCGGTGAAATCCTCAACTCCCAGAAGGAGCTGCAGGAGATCTACGAGACGGGCCAGGGCAGCGTGCGTCTGCGCGGCGAGTACGAGCTGGAGGAGCTCAAGAAGGGCGGCCAGCAGATCGTCATCACCTCCATCCCCTACACGGTCAACAAGTCCACGCTGGTGGCCAAGTTCGGGGAGATCGTCCGCGAGCGCAAGCTGCCGCTCATCGTGGACGTGCGCGACGAGTCCACCAAGGACGTGCGCATCGTCCTGGAGCTCAAGAAGGACGCCAGCCACGAGCTGGCCATGGCGTACCTCTACAAGAACACGCCGCTGCAGACGAACTTCAACGTCAACCTCACCTGCCTCGTGCCCAACCCGGAGAACCCCGAGGTCGGCACCCCCAAGCGTCTGGGGCTCAAGGAGATCCTCCAGTACTTCCTGGACTTCCGCCTGCAGGTCATCAAGCGGCGCATCCAGTACCAGCTCGACGAGCTGAAGAAGCGCGTCCACATCCTCGAGGGCTTCGAGAAGGTCTACGACGCCCTGGACGAGATGATCCGCATCATCCGCGCCTCCGAGGGCAAGCAGGACGCCGCCAAGAAGCTGATCGCCCGCTTCAAGCTGGATGAGATCCAGGTGGACGCCATCCTGGAGATGAAGCTCTACAAGCTGGCCCGCCTGGAGATCCTGGTGGTCCAGAACGAGCTCAAGGAGAAGCGCAAGCAGATCAAGGAGCTGGAGGCGCTGCTCAAGAGCAACCCGCGGCTGTGGGCCACGGTGAAGGACGAGCTGGCCGAGGTGAAGGCCGCCTACGGCATGCAGAAGCGCCGCACCAAGGTGAGCCGCGGCGGTGCCGAGGAGATGACCTTCGACGCCGAGGCGCTCATCGCCGACGAGGACGCCCACGTCGTCATCACCCGCGACGGGTGGATCAAGCGCGTGCGCGAGGTGAAGGATCCGTCCTCCACCCGTCTGCGCGAGGGTGATGCCGTGATGACGGTGCTCGCCGGCAGCCTGAGGGCGAACCTCGTGCTCTTCAGCAACTTCGGCACCGCCTACGTCACGCGCTTCAACGACGTGCCGGCCTCCACGGGGTACGGCGACCCGGTGCAGAAGCTGTTCAAGTTCGACGACGGCGAGCGGATTGTCGCCGCGCTGTCGCTCGACACCCGCCTGTGGCGCCCGGAGAAGCTGCTGGGCATCACCAAGCAGGGCATGGGCATGCGCTTCCCGCTGGCCCCGCACCTGGAGCTCTCCACCCGCGCCGGGCGCCGTTACGCCAAGACGGGCGAGGGGGATGAGATCGTCGGCGTGCAGCCGGTGGAGGACAAGGACCTGGTGGGCGTGCTCACCGAGCGGACCGCCGCCCTGGTGTGCAAGGTGGCGGAGATCAACGAGTTGGCCGGCCCGGGCAAGGGCGTCACCGTCATCAAGGTGGACGAGGGCGACCGGGTGGTGGACTTCGTGGTGGCCCCGCAGGGCAACAAGGAGGCGGGAGTCGCCTTCGAGACCCAGAAGGGCCGCAAGCTCGTCCTCCACACGGGCCGCTTCGAAGTGACGGGCCGCGGTGGCAAGGGACACGAGATGTCGCGCAAGGACGCGGTGAAGGAGGTGGCGCGCGCGCCCCTCTACATCCCGCTGCCGGAGCAGAAGAAGGACTAG
- a CDS encoding DNA gyrase/topoisomerase IV subunit B, whose protein sequence is MATTKKTTYTGADIQVLEGLEPVRKRPAMYIGGTDSTGYHHLLWEILDNSVDEVINGYASTVEVTLHKDCRTVTITDDGRGIPIDIMPKFKKPAVEIILTTLHAGGKFEQGNYVHSGGLHGVGSSVVNALARKLVVEIKRDGKRHVQTYSRGKPQTPLKAEGPARGTGTSTTFEPDPEIFGEKLKFDAKLIRERLEAKSYLHKGMTVLWKDETATPPVKEEFKHDGGIAEYLTMVVGERGKPVVPSGSTAIFYHSRDNGVRLEAALVWTEATDEHIRSYVNGIPTPLGGTHEAGLRSAVVKAVRNYIETHDIAPKGVTLTAEDIREGMTSILSTYVVEPQFQGQTKGRLNNPETSAQVDGVIRPALEKWLNDNKTIAESVVARITLAARAREASRAASQAISRKTAVSHRLNLPGKLADCSSTDPAQSELFLVEGDSAGGSAKQGRDRRTQAVLPLRGKVLNAEQASTDKVVGNKELTDIVSALGCGIGSDFDITKLRYGRVFLMMDADSDGNHIATLLLTFFYRHLRPLIEQGHIYLAQPPLFRVDIGKETYWALDEVHRDQIIREKTKGNAKPSVMRFKGLGEMTPDELKETTLDPKLRQSLRVTIDNPLLTDQVINDLMGRDVSARFKFIMESANEVEDLDV, encoded by the coding sequence ATGGCGACGACCAAGAAGACGACCTATACGGGCGCGGACATCCAGGTCCTCGAGGGCCTGGAGCCGGTCCGCAAGCGCCCGGCGATGTACATCGGTGGCACCGACAGCACGGGCTACCACCACCTGCTGTGGGAGATCCTCGACAACTCGGTGGACGAGGTCATCAACGGCTATGCGTCCACCGTGGAAGTGACTCTCCACAAGGACTGCCGCACGGTGACGATCACCGACGATGGGCGAGGCATCCCCATCGACATCATGCCCAAGTTCAAGAAGCCGGCGGTGGAGATCATCCTCACCACGCTTCACGCGGGCGGTAAGTTCGAGCAGGGCAACTACGTCCACTCGGGCGGTCTGCACGGCGTGGGCAGCTCGGTGGTGAACGCCCTCGCGCGCAAGCTGGTGGTGGAGATCAAGCGCGACGGGAAGCGCCACGTCCAGACGTACAGCCGCGGCAAGCCCCAGACGCCGCTCAAGGCCGAGGGCCCCGCGCGTGGCACCGGCACCTCCACCACCTTCGAGCCGGATCCGGAGATCTTCGGCGAGAAGCTGAAGTTCGACGCGAAGCTCATCCGCGAGCGGCTCGAGGCGAAGAGCTACCTGCACAAGGGCATGACCGTCCTCTGGAAGGACGAGACGGCCACCCCGCCCGTGAAGGAGGAGTTCAAGCACGACGGTGGCATCGCCGAGTACCTCACCATGGTGGTGGGCGAGCGCGGCAAGCCGGTGGTGCCGTCGGGCAGCACGGCCATCTTCTACCACTCGCGCGACAACGGCGTGCGTCTGGAGGCCGCGCTGGTGTGGACGGAGGCCACGGACGAGCACATCCGCTCGTACGTCAACGGCATCCCCACGCCGCTGGGCGGTACGCACGAGGCGGGTCTGCGCAGCGCCGTGGTGAAGGCGGTGCGCAACTACATCGAGACGCACGACATCGCGCCCAAGGGCGTCACGCTCACCGCGGAGGACATCCGCGAGGGCATGACGTCCATCCTGTCCACGTACGTGGTGGAGCCGCAGTTCCAGGGCCAGACGAAGGGGCGCCTCAACAACCCCGAGACGTCGGCCCAGGTGGACGGCGTCATCCGCCCCGCGCTGGAGAAGTGGCTCAACGACAACAAGACCATCGCCGAGTCGGTGGTGGCCCGCATCACGCTGGCCGCCCGCGCCCGCGAGGCCAGCCGCGCCGCCTCCCAGGCCATCAGCCGCAAGACGGCCGTCAGCCACCGGCTCAACCTGCCGGGCAAGCTGGCGGACTGCTCCTCGACCGATCCGGCACAGAGCGAGCTGTTCCTCGTGGAAGGTGACTCCGCAGGCGGCAGCGCCAAGCAGGGCCGCGACCGGCGCACCCAGGCCGTCCTGCCGCTGCGCGGCAAGGTGCTCAACGCCGAGCAGGCCTCCACTGACAAGGTGGTGGGCAACAAGGAGCTCACGGACATCGTCAGCGCCCTGGGCTGCGGCATCGGCAGCGACTTCGACATCACCAAGCTGCGCTACGGCCGCGTCTTCCTGATGATGGACGCCGACAGCGACGGCAACCACATCGCCACGCTGCTGCTCACCTTCTTCTACCGGCACCTGCGCCCGCTCATCGAGCAGGGGCACATCTACCTCGCCCAGCCGCCCCTCTTCCGGGTGGACATCGGCAAGGAGACGTACTGGGCGCTCGACGAGGTCCACCGCGATCAGATCATCCGCGAGAAGACCAAGGGCAACGCCAAGCCCAGCGTCATGCGCTTCAAGGGTCTGGGTGAGATGACGCCGGACGAGCTGAAGGAGACCACGCTGGATCCCAAGCTCCGCCAGAGCCTGAGGGTGACCATCGACAACCCGCTCCTCACCGATCAGGTCATCAATGACTTGATGGGCCGGGATGTCAGCGCGCGCTTCAAGTTCATCATGGAGAGCGCCAACGAGGTCGAGGACCTGGACGTGTAG
- a CDS encoding PEGA domain-containing protein, which produces MAFYERYPVETKPERLARVYVFLGASRLLNGDTAGAQEAFTRAQLVAPSLQPESELFGQDVHDAFNAAKVALSGQPRGTLSIDSVPSGAQVVMKGERLGTTPLKDVELAPGPHPVVLTLPGYVPFGVFQPVAPSQRGELRHTLVPTPGLAAARSLAAHVSTSRSLGSDTLPPEVAELGEKLGARYVVLARVEQDRRGRVEAVLDAWDVQLKHRLRGVEFNPDEPRSREKAVRKVQAFLTGQQVPGSSLPVALPAVMKKPWFWAAVGGVAAATTAGILLASQPNKPLGARLGNFGAGW; this is translated from the coding sequence GTGGCCTTCTACGAGCGCTACCCGGTGGAGACGAAGCCGGAGCGGCTGGCCCGCGTCTACGTCTTCCTGGGCGCCTCCCGGCTGCTCAATGGCGACACCGCCGGGGCCCAGGAGGCCTTCACCCGGGCGCAGCTCGTGGCCCCCTCCCTCCAGCCCGAGTCCGAGCTCTTCGGGCAGGACGTGCACGACGCCTTCAACGCCGCGAAGGTGGCCCTGTCCGGCCAGCCACGCGGCACGCTCTCCATCGACTCCGTGCCCTCCGGCGCGCAGGTGGTGATGAAGGGCGAGCGGCTCGGCACCACGCCGCTGAAGGACGTGGAGCTCGCGCCCGGCCCCCACCCGGTGGTGCTCACCCTCCCCGGCTACGTCCCCTTCGGCGTCTTCCAGCCGGTGGCGCCCTCCCAGCGCGGCGAGCTGCGCCACACGCTGGTGCCCACCCCCGGCCTGGCCGCGGCGCGGAGCCTGGCCGCCCACGTGTCCACCTCCCGGTCTCTCGGGTCCGATACGCTCCCGCCCGAAGTGGCGGAGCTCGGCGAGAAGCTCGGCGCGCGCTACGTGGTGCTCGCCCGGGTGGAGCAGGATCGCCGTGGCCGCGTCGAGGCCGTGCTGGATGCCTGGGACGTTCAGCTGAAGCACCGCCTGCGCGGCGTGGAATTCAACCCCGATGAGCCCCGCAGCCGGGAGAAGGCCGTGCGCAAGGTGCAGGCCTTCCTCACGGGCCAGCAGGTGCCCGGCTCGTCGCTGCCCGTGGCGCTGCCCGCGGTGATGAAGAAGCCCTGGTTCTGGGCGGCGGTGGGCGGGGTGGCGGCGGCCACCACCGCGGGCATCCTGCTGGCGTCCCAGCCCAACAAACCCCTGGGCGCCCGGCTCGGCAACTTCGGTGCTGGTTGGTAG
- a CDS encoding PEGA domain-containing protein, translated as MKALVLLLLPSLALAAPPPPKPQRIASLLVPMDPTAESSGPKMESYMNEALAEFQSYTLRKPEDLFGLPQDDEALVALKRGKQGYEESAAAFDKKQYEDAELKIRATMKELQKAAPAMTASCNPLCDATALYAAVMHQRGDVEETKLALLDLMALNPTYELDTKRYSRDFIALRVQVATGVHAALRGGATVKSRPAGARVYIDNEFKGYTPVTVSTLPVGKHLLRLERPGFRVYGQLLEVSPDDVEASAALQPTDDYKAYDARLDTVASEVMRANATSSQAVAGLGKALGLERGFVGTVRDIPDSGTTELVLGLFDMKDGKRLGVRRVVLQGDEFGQLKSEMSRLVNHLLNNAEGGAEKRVKSSDPLENSHGMDEWNREDRGGKRRDQEKKSKKGDPLEGVNGTEDW; from the coding sequence ATGAAAGCCCTGGTGCTGCTGCTGCTCCCCTCCCTCGCGCTGGCGGCCCCACCGCCTCCCAAGCCCCAGCGTATCGCCTCGCTCCTCGTCCCCATGGATCCCACCGCCGAGTCGAGTGGGCCCAAGATGGAGAGCTACATGAACGAGGCCCTGGCCGAGTTCCAGAGCTACACCCTGCGCAAGCCCGAGGATCTCTTCGGGCTGCCGCAGGATGACGAGGCGCTGGTGGCGCTCAAGCGGGGCAAGCAGGGGTACGAGGAGAGCGCCGCCGCCTTCGACAAGAAGCAGTACGAGGACGCGGAGCTGAAGATCCGCGCCACGATGAAGGAGCTGCAGAAGGCGGCCCCGGCGATGACGGCCTCGTGCAATCCGCTGTGCGACGCCACGGCCCTCTACGCCGCGGTGATGCACCAGCGCGGGGACGTGGAGGAGACGAAGCTGGCGCTGTTGGACCTGATGGCGCTCAACCCCACCTACGAGCTGGACACCAAGCGCTACAGCCGCGACTTCATCGCGCTGCGGGTGCAGGTGGCCACGGGCGTGCACGCGGCGCTGCGCGGGGGGGCGACGGTGAAGTCCCGCCCGGCCGGGGCGCGCGTCTACATCGACAACGAGTTCAAGGGCTACACGCCGGTGACGGTGTCCACGCTGCCGGTGGGCAAGCACCTGCTGCGCCTGGAGCGCCCGGGCTTCCGGGTGTACGGGCAGCTGCTCGAGGTGAGCCCGGACGACGTGGAGGCGAGTGCCGCGCTGCAGCCCACGGACGACTACAAGGCCTATGACGCCCGGCTGGACACGGTGGCCAGCGAGGTGATGCGCGCCAACGCGACCTCCAGCCAGGCGGTGGCCGGGCTGGGCAAGGCACTCGGGCTGGAGCGGGGCTTCGTGGGCACGGTGCGCGACATTCCGGACAGCGGCACCACCGAGCTGGTGCTGGGCCTGTTCGACATGAAGGACGGCAAGCGGCTCGGCGTGCGGCGCGTGGTGTTGCAGGGCGACGAGTTCGGCCAGCTCAAGTCGGAGATGTCCCGGCTGGTCAATCACCTGCTGAACAATGCCGAGGGCGGCGCGGAGAAGCGGGTGAAGTCGTCGGATCCACTGGAGAACAGCCACGGCATGGACGAGTGGAACCGCGAGGACCGGGGCGGCAAGCGGCGCGACCAGGAGAAGAAGAGCAAGAAGGGCGATCCGCTGGAGGGAGTGAACGGTACCGAAGATTGGTGA
- the sppA gene encoding signal peptide peptidase SppA yields the protein MRALSLLMLLPGLALAQTGLIVQPASPPRGVTLPPTSAALVDEATALSVNPAGLRFVGPGQLFYLHERNLVRDQVGDGLYLGTTLGGLGAGFSLEWMRGRGLPDYRKTSFGLALGSRRLSLGVGYHNLSSRDAALDKLSGFDLGLTVRPTRFLSVAAVVKDVNAPVEGPFTLPRRYNLAVGVRPLGERVTLGADYLASEGAWDEGRLTYTVQAAVVPGFGLGAGLSHGLGSDRTLALQLAATLDSSQFGLTYAGGGAEGGGMDHVVAVRLSSQKYPALDFSGGSVAMLDLDDELRERGGTLSLLGFSEPDPYLRLARWMDEATRDPRLKGVVLKVSGLPGASWGKAEELHQAVLRMRAAGKKVLTVLYSVDDLEYFVGSAADEVYALPSSSLLINGLAAQVISLGGTMEKLGVTWDVARVGEYKTAPEQLTRRDMSPAQRETIEAYLDSQAAHDVAAVTKARRITPERFQEAWGHGILTAAKARELGLVDGVLLPEELEDKLKKLVPGASYDPTYSPRDEREGRWTGRRRIAVVPVLGNISGGKSRKPPLGGEAVAGAETVALALERAQRDPKVAAIVLRVDSGGGDVLASELMYRAVLEAKKHKPVIASMGDVAASGGYYTAMGADEIWASPTTLTGSIGVFYFKPALRGLLGDKLGVNQETISRGPMTEVLGSWKPWTEAEQKAVQAWVDSAYDDFITQVSVARKLDKAKVDAMARGRVWAGSAAKERGLVDGLGGLLDAVEAARKRAGVPPGEELDLVVVGDARGLFSSLGGEPGVDAGALPELNLGAGVEPALPPGVRALVREAGLDEAWVLEPGLKAVLPYTLRVR from the coding sequence ATGCGTGCCCTCTCGCTGCTGATGCTGCTCCCAGGCCTCGCGCTCGCACAGACGGGGCTCATCGTCCAACCCGCCTCGCCGCCTCGCGGGGTGACGCTGCCGCCCACCTCCGCCGCGCTGGTGGACGAGGCCACCGCCCTCTCCGTCAACCCCGCGGGCCTGCGCTTCGTCGGGCCCGGGCAGCTCTTCTACCTGCACGAGCGCAACCTCGTGCGCGACCAGGTGGGGGACGGCCTCTACCTGGGCACGACGCTGGGCGGGCTGGGCGCAGGCTTCAGCCTGGAGTGGATGCGCGGGCGCGGACTGCCGGACTACCGCAAGACGTCTTTTGGCCTGGCGCTCGGCTCGAGGCGGCTGTCGCTGGGAGTCGGCTACCACAACCTCTCCTCGCGCGACGCCGCGTTGGACAAGCTGTCCGGCTTCGACCTGGGCCTCACCGTGCGCCCCACGCGCTTCCTCTCCGTGGCGGCGGTGGTGAAGGACGTGAATGCCCCCGTGGAGGGGCCCTTCACCCTGCCCCGCCGCTACAACCTGGCCGTGGGCGTGCGGCCCTTGGGCGAGCGCGTGACGCTGGGCGCGGACTACCTCGCCTCGGAGGGCGCCTGGGACGAAGGGCGCCTCACCTACACGGTGCAGGCCGCCGTCGTGCCCGGCTTCGGACTGGGCGCGGGGCTCTCGCATGGCCTCGGAAGCGATCGCACCCTGGCGCTGCAACTGGCCGCCACGCTGGACAGCTCGCAATTCGGCCTCACCTACGCGGGCGGAGGCGCCGAGGGCGGTGGGATGGACCACGTGGTGGCGGTGCGCCTCTCCAGCCAGAAGTACCCGGCCCTGGACTTCAGCGGGGGCTCGGTGGCGATGCTGGACCTGGATGACGAGCTGAGGGAGCGGGGCGGAACGCTGTCGCTGCTCGGCTTCTCCGAGCCGGACCCGTACCTGCGGCTGGCGCGGTGGATGGACGAGGCCACGAGGGATCCACGGCTCAAGGGCGTGGTGCTGAAGGTGTCGGGCCTGCCGGGGGCGAGCTGGGGCAAGGCGGAGGAGCTGCACCAGGCGGTGCTGCGGATGCGCGCGGCCGGCAAGAAGGTGCTGACGGTGCTCTACAGCGTGGACGACCTGGAGTACTTCGTGGGCTCGGCGGCGGACGAGGTGTATGCGCTGCCCTCCTCGTCGCTGCTCATCAACGGCCTGGCCGCCCAGGTCATCTCCCTGGGCGGGACGATGGAGAAGCTGGGCGTCACCTGGGACGTGGCGCGCGTGGGCGAGTACAAGACGGCCCCCGAGCAGCTCACCCGCCGCGACATGAGCCCGGCCCAGCGCGAGACGATCGAGGCCTACCTGGACAGCCAGGCGGCCCACGACGTGGCGGCGGTGACGAAGGCGCGCCGCATCACCCCCGAGCGTTTCCAGGAGGCCTGGGGCCACGGCATCCTCACCGCCGCGAAGGCCCGGGAGCTGGGGCTGGTGGACGGGGTGCTGCTGCCCGAGGAGCTGGAGGACAAGCTGAAGAAGCTGGTGCCCGGGGCCTCGTACGATCCCACCTACTCGCCGCGTGACGAGCGGGAGGGCCGCTGGACGGGGCGCCGCCGCATCGCCGTGGTGCCGGTGCTGGGCAATATCTCCGGGGGAAAGAGCCGCAAGCCGCCGCTGGGAGGCGAGGCGGTGGCCGGCGCGGAGACGGTGGCGCTCGCCCTGGAGCGGGCCCAGAGGGACCCGAAGGTGGCCGCCATCGTGCTGCGGGTGGACTCGGGTGGCGGGGACGTCCTGGCCTCGGAGTTGATGTACCGCGCCGTGCTGGAGGCGAAGAAGCACAAGCCCGTCATCGCCTCCATGGGGGACGTGGCGGCCTCGGGCGGCTACTACACCGCCATGGGCGCCGATGAGATCTGGGCCTCGCCCACCACCCTGACGGGGAGCATCGGCGTCTTCTACTTCAAGCCCGCGCTGCGCGGCCTGCTGGGCGACAAGCTGGGAGTGAACCAGGAGACCATCAGCCGAGGCCCCATGACCGAGGTGCTCGGCTCGTGGAAGCCGTGGACGGAGGCGGAGCAGAAGGCGGTGCAGGCCTGGGTGGACTCGGCCTACGACGACTTCATCACCCAGGTGTCCGTGGCGCGGAAGCTGGACAAGGCCAAGGTGGATGCCATGGCGCGCGGGCGGGTGTGGGCGGGCTCCGCGGCGAAGGAGCGCGGGCTGGTGGACGGCCTGGGCGGCCTGCTGGACGCGGTGGAGGCGGCGCGCAAGCGGGCCGGAGTGCCCCCCGGGGAGGAGCTGGACCTGGTGGTGGTGGGCGACGCGCGAGGGCTGTTCTCCTCCCTGGGCGGCGAGCCCGGGGTGGACGCGGGCGCCCTTCCCGAGCTGAACCTGGGGGCCGGGGTGGAGCCCGCCCTGCCGCCGGGGGTGCGGGCACTCGTGCGCGAGGCGGGGCTGGACGAGGCCTGGGTGCTGGAACCGGGGCTGAAGGCCGTCCTGCCGTACACCTTGCGGGTCCGCTGA
- the rho gene encoding transcription termination factor Rho: MAARAEAPQDMDDGDDEGDDGPDEGEGSAPGPGQPAGGPPGQGGGRRRRRRRRRRGAQVQFTPEGQAYRMVAGPDGQQQQVFLTPQELQQYQQRLAQQQQAQQQPQAQAPQAPQQTQHVHHQGGGQPRQHQPAPQPSLAPVEGVLDTEVKGPNAYLRQLKRNLLPASDDPEIPKNLVQKLRLRPGQYLNAFAQTKGNKGLIQRVEQVDGRPLDQVGRLPHFADLTSVDPVERIKLENGHREMVTRVMDLIAPIGKGQRALIVAPPKTGKTIMLQRIAQAVVNNHPEIHLMVLLIDERPEEVTDMRRSIKAEVLASSSDRPTGDHLKIAELALERARRLVESGKDVMILLDSITRLARAYNKEVDNSGRTLSGGVDSRALERPKRIFGAARATEEAGSLTIVGTALIDTGSRMDEVIFEEFKGTGNSEVTLDRFLAEKRIFPAINIGQSGTRKEEKLFTHKEYEKVKKMRQMLFAVKPVEAMEALVKRLSRYTYNDEFLEEL; this comes from the coding sequence ATGGCCGCCCGTGCCGAGGCGCCCCAGGACATGGATGACGGCGATGACGAGGGCGACGACGGCCCCGATGAGGGCGAGGGCTCGGCCCCCGGACCGGGACAGCCCGCGGGTGGCCCGCCCGGCCAGGGTGGAGGCCGCCGCCGCCGCCGCCGCCGCCGCCGCAGGGGTGCCCAGGTGCAGTTCACCCCGGAAGGACAGGCCTACCGCATGGTGGCCGGTCCGGACGGCCAGCAGCAGCAGGTGTTCCTCACGCCCCAGGAGCTGCAGCAGTACCAGCAGCGGCTGGCGCAGCAGCAACAGGCGCAGCAGCAGCCTCAGGCTCAGGCGCCACAAGCGCCCCAGCAGACCCAGCACGTGCACCACCAGGGCGGTGGGCAGCCGAGGCAGCATCAGCCGGCGCCCCAGCCCTCGCTGGCGCCCGTGGAGGGCGTGCTCGACACCGAGGTGAAGGGCCCCAACGCCTACCTGCGGCAGCTCAAGCGCAACCTGCTGCCCGCCTCGGATGACCCCGAGATTCCGAAGAACCTGGTGCAGAAGCTCCGGCTGCGTCCGGGCCAGTACCTGAACGCCTTCGCCCAGACGAAGGGCAACAAGGGCCTCATCCAGCGCGTGGAGCAGGTGGACGGCCGTCCGCTGGACCAGGTGGGCCGCCTGCCCCACTTCGCCGACCTCACCTCCGTGGATCCGGTGGAGCGCATCAAGCTGGAGAACGGCCACCGCGAGATGGTGACGCGGGTGATGGATTTGATCGCCCCCATCGGCAAGGGCCAGCGTGCCCTCATCGTCGCGCCGCCGAAGACGGGCAAGACGATCATGCTGCAGCGCATTGCCCAGGCAGTGGTGAACAACCACCCGGAAATCCACCTCATGGTGCTGCTCATCGACGAGCGCCCCGAGGAAGTGACGGACATGCGCCGCAGCATCAAGGCCGAGGTGCTGGCCTCGAGCTCGGACCGGCCGACAGGCGACCACCTGAAGATCGCCGAGCTGGCGCTGGAGCGGGCGCGGCGGCTGGTGGAGAGCGGCAAGGACGTGATGATCCTCCTGGACTCCATCACGCGTCTGGCGCGCGCCTACAACAAGGAAGTGGACAACTCGGGCCGGACGCTCTCGGGCGGCGTGGACAGCCGCGCGCTGGAGCGGCCCAAGCGCATCTTCGGCGCGGCGCGAGCCACCGAGGAGGCCGGCAGCCTGACCATCGTGGGCACGGCGCTCATCGACACGGGCAGCCGCATGGACGAGGTCATCTTCGAGGAGTTCAAGGGCACCGGTAACTCCGAGGTGACGCTGGACCGCTTCCTCGCCGAGAAGCGCATCTTCCCGGCCATCAACATCGGCCAGTCCGGCACGCGCAAGGAGGAGAAGCTCTTCACCCACAAGGAGTACGAGAAGGTGAAGAAGATGCGCCAGATGCTCTTCGCGGTGAAGCCCGTGGAGGCCATGGAGGCGCTCGTCAAGCGGCTCAGCCGCTACACGTACAACGACGAGTTCCTCGAGGAGCTGTGA